TAGGCAGGTGTGAAATTAGACAGGTAGAAAAAATGCCATCAGCTCAACAAGGGTAGTCTTACAAAAAAGCTTTGCTAGTGCTGGAAAGCTCGCATTGCCTCCCCACAAACAAGTGTGCCAGTGCTTTAGAATATGGCAGAGCAATGCCAGGTATGTGCAGGAGTGGGAAGGACTTTTCTTTTTCCTAGGCTCTCAATACCACCTGGGCTTTGCCTTCCAGATCCAGACATTGACCCTTCCTGGTACACGGGGCGAGGGATCCGACCTGTGGGACGGTTTGGCAGAAGGAGAGCAGCTGGAGAGAAAGCCCAGAAAAGTGACCACCGGCCCCAGCAAGCCTGCTTCCCCATAGGAGACAGCGATGAGCAGCTGCAAGATGAATGATGCCTCAGAAGTGAACGATCTCCGATCCCGACAAGaaagaacacacaaacacacatcgcAATCTCTCCAGAGGCCAAATAAAAAACGTTGGACTTTTTGCCCTGTCTCTTTTATGTCTCGTGCCAGAGGAGTAGTGTTCAAGAGCAGGGTTTGGCTGAAGAATTTCCTTAGACTATATCTCTCTACGCCCTCACATTGTATTCCTTTTACTGTCAAATTCATTTTCAGATTTCTTGCACCAGTAAAGGCTGTCCCTTTTGTGAATGACTTTAATGTGTTGCAGAACAACTATCCTTAAACTCCACTCCAAAGCACCCATTTGTTGATGATAcaagtttttatttcatttacttgCTTTTATAGTACCAGAGGTGTACATTCTTGGGACTTAAAAAATGTAAGAGAACAGCTCCCAGGCTCTTATAGCCCAAAATTTAATACA
The Podarcis muralis chromosome 1, rPodMur119.hap1.1, whole genome shotgun sequence DNA segment above includes these coding regions:
- the PRLH gene encoding prolactin-releasing peptide — encoded protein: MRLFIICLLGLLMDCLLLPDAECRILERSMEVRNPDIDPSWYTGRGIRPVGRFGRRRAAGEKAQKSDHRPQQACFPIGDSDEQLQDE